A genomic window from Lentibacter algarum includes:
- the mobA gene encoding molybdenum cofactor guanylyltransferase MobA, protein MTGPAGVILAGGLATRMGGGDKCLLPLGGAPMLEGIIARLQPQVSALALNANGDAARFARFGLPVVADSVEGFAGPLAGVLAGLDWAAEQGIESIVTAAGDTPFFPQDLVARFLVATEGMEHPLALAATPDGRQPTFGLWPVALRHDLRAALEGGLRKVVMWTDTHGGRVAEFDGAGDPFFNINTPENLAKAEASL, encoded by the coding sequence ATGACTGGGCCAGCAGGCGTTATTTTGGCGGGTGGTCTCGCCACGCGGATGGGCGGCGGGGACAAGTGCCTTTTGCCGCTGGGAGGGGCGCCGATGCTTGAGGGCATTATTGCGCGACTTCAGCCACAAGTGAGCGCTTTGGCTTTGAATGCCAATGGAGATGCGGCGCGGTTTGCGCGCTTTGGGCTGCCTGTTGTGGCCGACAGTGTCGAGGGCTTTGCGGGGCCGCTTGCGGGCGTCTTGGCGGGGCTTGATTGGGCGGCGGAACAGGGCATTGAGAGTATTGTGACGGCAGCGGGGGATACGCCCTTTTTTCCGCAGGATCTTGTGGCGCGGTTTCTTGTGGCCACTGAGGGCATGGAGCATCCGCTCGCACTCGCGGCGACGCCTGACGGACGGCAGCCAACCTTTGGGCTTTGGCCTGTGGCGCTGCGTCATGATCTGCGCGCCGCGCTTGAGGGCGGGTTGCGCAAGGTTGTGATGTGGACCGATACACATGGCGGGCGTGTGGCGGAATTTGACGGAGCAGGCGATCCGTTTTTTAATATCAATACGCCAGAGAATTTGGCGAAGGCAGAGGCGAGCTTATGA
- the mobB gene encoding molybdopterin-guanine dinucleotide biosynthesis protein B: protein MKLYGVVGWKNAGKTGLMERLVAEICARGITVSTVKHAHHAFDVDHEGKDSYRHRAAGASEVLLASRKRVAIMQEMRGAPEPSLEALLARLSPVDLVLIEGYKRDNHPKVEAFRAETGNSLIATDDPTVRAVASDTPIVLDRPVFDLNDTKAVADFILAEVGL from the coding sequence ATGAAACTATACGGGGTCGTCGGTTGGAAGAACGCAGGCAAGACAGGGCTTATGGAGCGGCTGGTTGCTGAGATTTGCGCGCGTGGGATTACTGTTTCGACGGTGAAACATGCCCATCATGCCTTTGATGTCGACCATGAGGGCAAGGATAGCTACCGCCACCGCGCGGCTGGGGCGAGTGAAGTTTTGCTCGCGTCACGCAAGCGCGTTGCGATTATGCAAGAGATGCGCGGTGCCCCTGAGCCGAGCCTTGAGGCGCTTCTGGCGCGGCTCTCGCCTGTCGATCTGGTTTTGATTGAAGGGTATAAGCGCGACAACCACCCTAAAGTGGAGGCGTTTCGCGCCGAGACGGGCAATAGCCTGATTGCGACGGATGACCCGACCGTGAGAGCTGTGGCCTCAGACACACCTATAGTGCTGGACCGGCCCGTTTTTGACCTGAATGACACCAAAGCGGTTGCAGATTTCATCTTGGCAGAGGTCGGGCTTTGA
- a CDS encoding molybdopterin guanine dinucleotide synthesis yields the protein MSLFDKVIIVDWSGGNDRGASPKKDAIWACVAGEIPVYLRNRALAEDWIGTQIAACQGRVLIGFDFPFGYPEGFAEVVTGQADALALWTWFEARVEDSPKANNRFDLAGELNRHFAGVGPFWGNALAREIVDLPRKGRSRYGHGMREKRAAEAQAKGAFACWQMSGAGSVGGQTMMGLPVLARLRARFEAAAWPFEPWREARVVLAEVWPSLIAQSVVRQQVEGEIKDAAQVRVLAGKIAGLSDTVLAAMLDVTEPRALTEGWILGLGREADLDCRE from the coding sequence TTGAGCCTTTTTGACAAGGTTATTATTGTCGATTGGTCGGGCGGAAACGACCGTGGGGCAAGCCCGAAGAAAGACGCGATTTGGGCCTGTGTGGCGGGGGAGATTCCTGTTTATTTGCGCAACAGGGCACTCGCGGAAGACTGGATCGGCACACAGATTGCGGCCTGTCAGGGGCGGGTGCTGATCGGCTTTGATTTTCCGTTCGGGTACCCTGAAGGTTTTGCTGAGGTCGTAACGGGGCAGGCTGATGCGCTGGCGCTTTGGACGTGGTTTGAGGCGCGGGTTGAGGACAGTCCGAAGGCGAACAATCGGTTCGATTTGGCGGGGGAGTTGAATCGCCACTTTGCGGGCGTGGGCCCGTTTTGGGGCAATGCTTTGGCGCGCGAAATTGTTGATTTGCCGCGCAAAGGCCGCTCGCGATATGGCCACGGGATGCGCGAAAAGCGGGCCGCGGAGGCGCAAGCCAAGGGGGCCTTTGCCTGCTGGCAGATGTCTGGGGCTGGCTCTGTGGGCGGGCAGACGATGATGGGGCTGCCTGTGCTGGCTCGGTTGCGCGCGCGGTTTGAGGCAGCCGCTTGGCCGTTTGAGCCTTGGCGAGAGGCGCGTGTGGTTTTGGCAGAAGTCTGGCCCTCATTGATTGCGCAGAGTGTTGTGCGTCAGCAGGTGGAGGGCGAGATCAAGGATGCGGCACAGGTACGGGTTCTTGCTGGGAAGATCGCGGGCTTGTCTGACACTGTGCTTGCGGCCATGTTGGACGTAACGGAGCCGCGCGCCTTAACGGAAGGCTGGATTCTAGGGCTGGGACGGGAGGCTGACCTTGACTGCAGAGAATAA
- the glp gene encoding gephyrin-like molybdotransferase Glp: MTAENKTGLKPPPLRDDCFALPAGVDWTPVEEALAGLQARLHAVVGQESVPLYAALGRVLAADVVAKRSNPPLPNAAVDGYGFAYDALGTGDQLLPLIEGRAAAGVPLGHAVPYGSAVRILTGAALPEGVDTVILEEDVNASSGEIAFRAGVKPRANTRKAGEDVVQGNVILQQGQRLGPAELALASATGLGAVTVFERLRVGVLSTGDELVEPGEVAGAGQIYDANRVMLLGLVAEMGFVPVDLGRVGDRRETLRQRLNEAAKLADVILTSGGASNGDEDHMSALLREAGAMQEWRIAVKPGRPLALGMWDGTPVFGLPGNPVAALVCTLVFARPAMGVLAGREWEVPQGYLLPAAFEKNKKAGRREFLRARVRDGAVEVFASEGSGRISGLSWADGLVELPDGALHVTRGTEVRYIPYSSFL, encoded by the coding sequence TTGACTGCAGAGAATAAGACAGGATTGAAGCCGCCGCCCCTGCGCGACGATTGTTTTGCACTGCCTGCGGGCGTGGACTGGACTCCTGTGGAGGAGGCTTTGGCAGGGTTGCAGGCGCGGCTTCATGCCGTGGTTGGGCAGGAGAGTGTGCCGCTTTATGCAGCGTTAGGGCGCGTGTTGGCGGCGGATGTTGTGGCCAAGCGATCAAATCCTCCCCTGCCGAACGCGGCTGTGGATGGGTACGGCTTCGCATATGATGCATTGGGAACGGGGGATCAGCTCTTGCCGCTGATTGAGGGGCGGGCGGCGGCGGGTGTGCCGCTTGGCCATGCGGTTCCGTACGGATCAGCGGTTCGCATCCTGACGGGTGCGGCGCTTCCTGAGGGGGTTGATACGGTCATTCTGGAAGAGGATGTGAACGCCAGCTCAGGCGAGATTGCCTTTCGTGCAGGTGTGAAGCCGCGCGCCAACACGCGCAAGGCGGGAGAAGATGTGGTGCAGGGCAATGTGATTTTGCAACAAGGGCAGCGGCTTGGACCTGCAGAGCTTGCGCTCGCCTCGGCGACAGGGCTCGGCGCTGTGACTGTTTTCGAGCGCCTGCGCGTCGGAGTTCTTTCGACGGGTGATGAGCTTGTCGAGCCAGGGGAGGTGGCGGGCGCAGGGCAGATTTATGATGCCAATCGGGTTATGTTATTGGGGCTCGTGGCCGAGATGGGCTTTGTGCCTGTAGACTTGGGGCGCGTGGGCGACAGGCGTGAGACGCTGCGCCAACGTCTCAATGAGGCAGCAAAATTGGCGGATGTGATCCTGACCTCTGGTGGTGCATCCAATGGCGATGAGGACCACATGTCTGCGCTCTTGCGCGAGGCGGGGGCAATGCAGGAATGGCGTATCGCTGTCAAGCCAGGACGACCTCTGGCCCTTGGCATGTGGGACGGCACGCCTGTTTTCGGGCTACCGGGGAACCCTGTTGCGGCGCTTGTGTGTACGCTTGTCTTTGCGCGCCCAGCTATGGGCGTGTTGGCAGGGCGTGAATGGGAGGTGCCGCAGGGCTATCTGCTGCCAGCTGCCTTTGAGAAAAACAAGAAGGCCGGCCGACGCGAGTTTTTGAGGGCGCGTGTGCGCGATGGGGCTGTTGAAGTCTTTGCGAGCGAAGGCTCGGGACGGATCAGTGGGCTGAGCTGGGCTGATGGGCTTGTTGAGCTGCCTGACGGGGCGCTGCACGTCACGCGTGGCACAGAAGTGCGCTATATCCCTTATAGCAGTTTTCTTTAG
- a CDS encoding formate dehydrogenase accessory sulfurtransferase FdhD, protein MGKEIETESYILAPDPYAARLTRAVTGRDQNGEITEINVVEERPLTIFLNAREIVTAMTIGDYPEYLALGFLRNQGMITDADKVLGVEYDEESEAVVVRTDQRTRFEDKLEKKTRTSGCAVGTVFGDMMEGLEGLKLPSGEVKLSDLYALSGKINRTPSIYLSAGAIHGTVLCEGGRPLVYMEDVGRHNAVDKVAGWMFSEGISPEGKLLYTTGRLTSEMVIKTALMGIPALVSRSGFTAWGVEIARQVGLTLVGRMRGHRFVCLSGDERLVWDADPASVPEEPRKSGRKGAV, encoded by the coding sequence ATGGGCAAAGAGATAGAGACGGAGAGTTATATTCTTGCGCCTGATCCTTATGCAGCGCGCCTCACACGGGCCGTTACAGGGCGCGACCAGAACGGTGAGATTACCGAAATCAACGTGGTAGAAGAGCGGCCTTTGACGATCTTTCTGAACGCGCGTGAGATTGTTACAGCGATGACGATTGGGGATTATCCAGAGTATCTGGCGCTGGGATTTCTACGCAATCAGGGCATGATCACTGATGCCGACAAAGTCCTTGGTGTGGAGTATGACGAGGAGTCGGAAGCTGTTGTTGTGCGCACGGATCAGCGAACGCGCTTTGAGGACAAGCTTGAGAAAAAGACACGCACCTCTGGCTGCGCTGTTGGGACTGTTTTTGGGGACATGATGGAGGGTCTGGAGGGGCTGAAGCTGCCTTCGGGTGAAGTGAAGCTGTCTGATCTTTATGCGCTGAGTGGGAAGATCAACCGGACGCCGTCGATCTATCTCAGTGCAGGAGCGATCCATGGCACTGTGCTGTGCGAAGGCGGCAGGCCACTGGTTTATATGGAAGATGTTGGACGGCACAATGCTGTTGATAAGGTTGCGGGGTGGATGTTTTCTGAGGGTATTTCGCCTGAGGGGAAGCTTCTTTACACCACGGGGCGGCTCACCAGCGAGATGGTTATCAAGACTGCGCTGATGGGTATTCCTGCGCTGGTGTCGCGCTCGGGCTTTACCGCTTGGGGCGTTGAAATTGCGCGGCAGGTGGGGCTGACGCTTGTTGGGCGGATGCGGGGGCATCGGTTTGTTTGTCTTTCGGGCGATGAACGGCTTGTTTGGGATGCGGACCCCGCGTCTGTGCCAGAGGAGCCGCGGAAAAGCGGGCGTAAGGGGGCGGTATGA